From the Lolium rigidum isolate FL_2022 chromosome 2, APGP_CSIRO_Lrig_0.1, whole genome shotgun sequence genome, one window contains:
- the LOC124691864 gene encoding zinc finger BED domain-containing protein RICESLEEPER 2-like, whose amino-acid sequence MSNSQTAEQLQLGGVDDVTQLTSRRSKKRSRVWEFFKELPDEGKAICIYCQSKLSYHQGIGVSHFKRHILAGCHEFPSDIDRNAIFPVSDPVVDARFVVDPTVFPVSDPIVDARFVVDPAVTRDFMTKFWISANIAFRKIENVFFKKMMKSAHPSLHVHGRKTLKKDCLAVYDEEKKKIENSLANSGSHVSFTTDMWTSIQELGYICLTAHYIDEEFNLHMHTISFKSVPYPHNATAIHSTIMDCLYDWDLSNKAFAFTLDNATSNTAAVNKLKAKLWTDKPFGGEDLHVKCTTHILNLVVQDGMDTIKDATEPVRDVVKHVNSSGPRLQTFNLLPEMSGHEPKKRLKLDVPRRWNSTYSMLEEALKFKVALTSYADVQNIQGPTVEEWSLAERVCNFLKNFADATKVLSMHKFPTAHRYLEEIWGIRELLVDDKYTSDDFLKELCKDMKAKFDKYWDQPNKVLLVASLLNPRYKIALLKFCWTEAYGEEVAEQRVADVRKWFKEYYEYYECMVQSSSQGSNINSSHEVGGSANMPSTLTGKHKLELGFALFKQQYRPNHSRRSEVDIYLEDSLVPLSEGETVDVLKWWKRNAENYPVLAKMARDFLAIPLSSVASESTFSIASMIIDKHGSSLNPETAEGLICSKDWLKEYLSDDDDDTDDD is encoded by the exons ATGTCGAATAGTCAAACTGCAGAGCAATTGCAACTTGGTGGAGTGGATGATGTAACACAGCTTACCAGTCGCAGAAGCAAGAAAAGATCTAGAGTTTGGGAATTTTTCAAGGAGTTACCTGATGAAGGAAAAGCTATCTGCATTTATTGTCAGTCCAAATTGTCATATCATCAAGGGATTGGCGTGTCACACTTTAAGCGCCATATCTTGGCCGGATGCCACGAGTTCCCATCAGATATTGATCGCAATGCAATATTTCCCGTGAGTGACCCCGTTGTAGATGCACGTTTTGTGGTGGATCCAACTGTATTTCCCGTGAGTGACCCAATTGTAGATGCACGTTTTGTGGTGGATCCAGCTGTGACAAGGGATTTCATGACTAAGTTTTGGATCAGTGCAAATATTGCTTTCAGAAAGATTGAAAATGTTTTTTTCAAGAAAATGATGAAGTCAGCACACCCAAGTCTTCATGTTCATGGTCGAAAAACTCTCAAAAAGGATTGTCTTGCTGTGTATgacgaagagaagaagaagattgAAAACAGCTTGGCTAATTCTGGCTCTCATGTTAGTTTTACAACTGATATGTGGACATCAATCCAAGAACTTGGATACATTTGCTTGACTGCACATTATATCGACGAGGAATTCAATCTGCACATGCATACAATCAGTTTTAAAAGTGTCCCATATCCTCACAACGCTACTGCAATCCATAGTACTATTATGGATTGTCTCTATGATTGGGACTTGTCTAACAAAGCTTTTGCTTTTACTCTGGATAATGCCACATCAAATACTGCTGCAGTGAATAAGTTAAAGGCCAAACTTTGGACAGACAAGCCCTTTGGAGGCGAAGATCTCCATGTGAAATGCACAACACACATCTTGAACTTAGTTGTCCAAGATGGAATGGATACTATCAAGGATGCAACAGAGCCTGTAagggatgttgttaaacatgtaaACTCATCCGGACCTCGCTTGCAGACTTTTAACTTACTTCCAGAAATGTCTGGCCATGAACCTAAGAAAAGATTGAAATTAGATGTTCCCAGAAGATGGAACTCTACATATAGCATGCTTGAAGAAGCTTTGAAGTTTAAGGTGGCCCTCACTAGCTATGCTGATGTTCAAAACATTCAAGGACCTACAGTTGAAGAATGGAGCCTGGCTGAGAGAGTTTGCAACTTCCTAAAGAACTTTGCTGATGCAACAAAGGTTTTGTCCATGCATAAATTCCCAACAGCACATAGATACTTAGAAGAGATTTGGGGAATTCGAGAACTACTCGTTGATGACAAATATACATCAGATGATTTTTTGAAGGAGTTGTGCAAAGATATGAAGGCAAAGTTTGATAAATACTGGGATCAACCTAACAAAGTTCTTCTGGTTGCATCCTTATTGAATCCACGGTACAAAATAGCTCTTCTGAAGTTTTGTTGGACCGAAGCATATGGAGAAGAGGTGGCTGAACAGAGAGTAGCTGATGTTCGTAAGTGGTTTAAAGAATATTACGAGTATTACGAATGCATGGTGCAAAGTTCTTCACAAGGAAGCAACATTAATTCGTCACATGAGGTGGGAGGGTCTGCAAATATGCCCTCAACGCTAACAGGAAAGCACAAATTAGAGTTGGGATTTGCTTTGTTCAAACAACAATATCGCCCTAATCACTCTAGAAGGTCAGAGGTTGATATTTATCTAGAAGATTCATTGGTTCCTCTTAGTGAAGGTGAAACTGTTGACGTGTTGAAGTGGTGGAAAAGAAACGCAGAGAATTATCCTGTACTAGCCAAGATGGCTCGGGACTTTCTGGCTATTCCATTATCATCTGTGGCTTCTGAATCAACATTTAGTATAGCCAGCATGATAATTGATAAACATGGCAGTTCTCTAAACCCAGAAACAGCTGAAGGACTAATATGCTCAAAAGATTGGCTAAAAGAATACTTGTCCGATGACgacgatgacactgatgatg ATTGA